A genomic window from Sanguibacter antarcticus includes:
- a CDS encoding alpha/beta fold hydrolase codes for MTSQRPSHAPRGAESPTSTVVETTVGALSALRARPAGASRGTVLLVPGFTGSKDDFAPLLPLLAEAGWDAWTYSQRGQADSVAPVGAAAYTLDAFTGDLLEVAALVGDGAAVHLLGHSFGGLVARAAVLASPEAFLDVTLLCSGPRGWRSGKEERLQEVDALGSLGIWERDHPELVDVAPADLTDRDAFLRRRAEQTSADNLRGIIEILWDPADRTEDLRATGVRALVAHGETDDAWPIDWQREMAITLGAPYEIVPDAGHCPAEENPAATSALLDRFWRG; via the coding sequence ATGACATCACAGCGCCCGTCGCACGCGCCCCGAGGGGCGGAGTCTCCGACCAGCACGGTCGTCGAGACCACGGTGGGGGCGCTGAGTGCTCTGCGGGCGCGACCCGCAGGTGCGTCTCGCGGCACAGTGCTCCTCGTTCCCGGCTTCACCGGATCGAAAGACGACTTCGCGCCTCTGCTGCCGCTCCTCGCGGAGGCAGGCTGGGACGCGTGGACGTACAGCCAACGAGGCCAGGCCGACTCGGTCGCACCCGTCGGGGCCGCTGCCTACACGCTGGACGCGTTCACCGGCGACCTTCTCGAGGTGGCCGCGCTCGTCGGCGACGGCGCGGCCGTCCACCTGCTCGGCCACAGCTTCGGCGGGCTCGTCGCGCGAGCCGCGGTGCTCGCCAGCCCGGAGGCGTTCCTCGATGTGACGCTCTTGTGCTCGGGGCCTCGCGGGTGGCGCAGCGGCAAGGAGGAACGGCTCCAGGAGGTGGACGCCCTCGGCTCGCTCGGCATCTGGGAGCGAGACCACCCCGAGCTCGTGGACGTCGCCCCCGCCGACCTCACCGACCGGGACGCGTTCCTGCGACGGCGTGCAGAGCAGACGTCAGCGGACAACCTCCGAGGCATCATCGAGATCCTCTGGGACCCGGCGGACCGTACCGAGGACCTGCGAGCGACCGGCGTCCGCGCGCTCGTGGCCCACGGCGAGACCGACGACGCCTGGCCGATCGACTGGCAGCGGGAGATGGCGATCACGCTCGGCGCCCCCTACGAGATCGTCCCCGACGCCGGGCACTGCCCCGCCGAGGAGAACCCTGCAGCGACATCAGCCCTCCTCGACCGGTTCTGGCGTGGGTAG
- a CDS encoding GntR family transcriptional regulator, whose protein sequence is MLVPVPDLQIAIDVDSGVPPYEQVRVQIMDLVSAEQLRVGERLPPIRVLAADLGLAAGTVAHAYRDLETSGVVTTRRGAGTVVSHSAVANDVLLQQAARAFVDQVRAAGLPEQVVLDAVQAALRSED, encoded by the coding sequence ATGCTTGTCCCTGTGCCCGACCTCCAGATCGCCATCGACGTCGACTCAGGCGTCCCGCCGTACGAGCAGGTCCGGGTCCAGATCATGGACCTGGTCTCCGCCGAGCAGCTCCGGGTCGGTGAACGCCTGCCTCCCATCCGTGTGCTCGCAGCGGACCTCGGGCTCGCGGCGGGCACCGTCGCGCACGCGTACCGAGACCTCGAGACCTCCGGCGTCGTCACGACCCGGCGGGGAGCCGGCACCGTGGTGTCGCACAGCGCCGTCGCGAACGACGTGCTCCTCCAGCAGGCAGCACGCGCGTTCGTCGACCAGGTGCGTGCGGCGGGGCTCCCGGAGCAGGTCGTGCTCGACGCCGTGCAGGCTGCCCTGCGCTCCGAGGACTGA
- a CDS encoding alpha/beta hydrolase — protein MSAPGVPGAPGAPARWEPDDLGDDWVARTLPLRPNAEGEVVATLVARAGAVTDDASLRAGRAGRTAVLYIHGFADYFFQTHLAREWEDHGIDFFAIDLHGYGRSLLEHQTPNFCTDLREYGEELAAATRVVREELGYGRLVINGHSTGGLLAALWAHSETGRETVDGLVLNSPWLDLNRPWFDRVIGTAVLDVVGRRARYVVVQHGPSEYSRSLRTESGGEWEIDERYKPYDGTAVLAGWLRAIRAGQARLAAGLDVRCPVLVCCSTQSGVNRADNPDLSRVDVVLDVRHIVARAPAIGPDVDVVQIEDGIHDLALSPEPARSAYFAAVFEWVATRLDAAATA, from the coding sequence ATGAGTGCACCCGGTGTGCCCGGTGCACCAGGCGCGCCCGCGCGCTGGGAGCCGGACGACCTCGGTGATGACTGGGTCGCGAGGACGCTCCCGCTGCGACCGAACGCCGAGGGCGAGGTCGTCGCGACCCTCGTGGCCCGCGCCGGAGCCGTGACGGACGACGCCTCGCTCCGGGCCGGGCGCGCGGGCCGGACCGCAGTGCTCTACATCCACGGCTTCGCCGACTACTTCTTCCAGACGCACCTCGCCCGCGAGTGGGAGGACCACGGGATCGACTTCTTCGCGATCGACCTGCACGGGTACGGCCGTTCTCTCCTCGAGCACCAGACGCCGAACTTCTGCACCGACCTCCGGGAGTACGGCGAGGAGCTCGCTGCCGCCACCAGGGTCGTCCGCGAGGAGCTCGGCTACGGACGGCTCGTCATCAACGGACACTCGACGGGCGGCCTGCTCGCGGCGCTCTGGGCACACAGCGAGACCGGACGCGAGACGGTCGACGGCCTCGTGCTCAACAGCCCGTGGCTCGACCTCAACCGGCCGTGGTTCGACCGCGTGATCGGGACGGCGGTGCTCGACGTCGTCGGGCGACGTGCCCGGTACGTCGTCGTGCAGCACGGGCCGTCCGAGTACTCCCGCAGCCTGCGCACGGAGTCGGGCGGAGAGTGGGAGATCGACGAGCGGTACAAGCCGTACGACGGCACGGCTGTGCTCGCCGGATGGTTGCGGGCGATCCGGGCGGGGCAGGCACGGCTCGCAGCCGGGCTCGACGTCCGCTGCCCGGTGCTCGTGTGCTGCTCGACGCAGAGCGGGGTCAACCGTGCGGACAACCCTGACCTCAGTCGCGTGGACGTCGTCCTCGACGTCCGGCACATCGTCGCGCGCGCCCCGGCGATCGGACCTGACGTGGACGTCGTGCAGATCGAGGACGGGATCCACGACCTGGCGCTGTCACCCGAGCCAGCCCGCTCGGCGTACTTCGCTGCCGTCTTCGAGTGGGTCGCCACCCGCCTGGACGCGGCCGCCACAGCCTGA
- a CDS encoding MFS transporter, whose translation MTYVEAEARSESSTRHGRRAVLSWALWDWGSAAFNAVVTTFVFTRWLTSSAFVAPDVVDAAERGGDGSAAQAALDAVLASHSSWLGWGIAAAGLLIAVLAPVLGSRSDDTGRRRLWLGLNTAVVVLLTATMFFITPDPQALDQNLVLGIVLLSLGNIFFELASVSYNAMISQVSTPATLGKVSGLGWGAGYLGGIVLLLILFVGFINPDVGWFGVTSDNGLDVRVAVLVSAVWFGVFAIPVMRAVPEVAASGPKVRISMVEAYRNLGRDVAALWRADRRTVWFLLASAVFRDGLAGVFTFGGIIASVTFGFSASGVIVFAIGANIVAGLATIVAGYVEDRIGGKPIIVTSLVGMIVAGTVLLVLHDGGATVFWIFGLMLCVFVGPAQSASRALLARLAPVGREGEMFGLYATTGRAASFLAPSAFALSIMVFGAQYWGILGLVVVLGAGLALLVPVRTDDLHRAKERAAG comes from the coding sequence GTGACCTACGTCGAGGCTGAGGCCCGCTCCGAAAGCTCCACACGGCACGGTCGCCGTGCCGTGCTCTCCTGGGCGCTGTGGGACTGGGGATCGGCAGCCTTCAACGCTGTCGTCACCACCTTCGTGTTCACGCGCTGGCTCACGAGCAGCGCCTTCGTCGCACCAGACGTCGTCGACGCCGCTGAGCGCGGTGGCGACGGCTCGGCAGCCCAGGCTGCCCTCGACGCGGTCCTCGCGTCCCACTCCTCCTGGCTCGGCTGGGGGATCGCCGCTGCCGGGCTGCTCATCGCGGTCCTCGCGCCGGTCCTCGGCTCGCGCTCGGACGACACCGGCCGGCGACGGTTGTGGCTCGGCCTCAACACCGCGGTCGTCGTCCTGCTCACGGCCACGATGTTCTTCATCACGCCGGACCCGCAGGCGCTCGATCAGAACCTCGTCCTCGGGATCGTTCTGCTCTCGCTCGGGAACATCTTCTTCGAGCTCGCATCGGTCAGCTACAACGCGATGATCTCGCAGGTCTCCACCCCCGCGACGCTCGGCAAGGTGAGCGGGCTCGGGTGGGGCGCCGGGTACCTCGGCGGGATCGTCCTGCTCCTCATCCTCTTCGTCGGGTTCATCAACCCCGACGTCGGCTGGTTCGGGGTGACCAGCGACAACGGCCTCGACGTCCGGGTGGCTGTGCTCGTCTCCGCGGTGTGGTTCGGTGTCTTCGCCATCCCCGTGATGCGCGCGGTCCCCGAGGTCGCGGCCAGCGGCCCGAAGGTCCGCATCAGCATGGTCGAGGCGTACCGCAACCTCGGCCGGGACGTCGCCGCGCTGTGGCGTGCGGACCGTCGCACCGTGTGGTTCCTCCTGGCCAGCGCGGTGTTCCGGGACGGTCTCGCCGGCGTGTTCACCTTCGGCGGCATCATCGCGTCGGTGACCTTCGGCTTCAGCGCATCCGGTGTCATCGTCTTCGCGATCGGGGCCAACATCGTGGCAGGCCTCGCGACGATCGTCGCGGGCTATGTCGAAGACCGCATCGGTGGCAAGCCCATCATCGTCACGTCGCTCGTCGGCATGATCGTCGCGGGGACCGTCCTCCTCGTGCTCCACGACGGTGGGGCGACCGTCTTCTGGATCTTCGGCCTCATGCTCTGCGTCTTCGTCGGCCCAGCACAGTCTGCGAGCCGCGCACTGCTCGCCCGGCTCGCGCCGGTCGGTCGGGAGGGCGAGATGTTCGGTCTCTACGCGACCACCGGGCGGGCAGCAAGCTTCCTCGCACCGAGCGCGTTCGCCCTGTCGATCATGGTCTTCGGCGCCCAGTACTGGGGCATCCTCGGGCTCGTCGTCGTGCTCGGTGCAGGGCTCGCGCTCCTCGTGCCGGTGCGCACGGACGACCTCCACCGTGCGAAGGAGCGGGCCGCCGGATGA
- a CDS encoding sensor histidine kinase, with protein MRATTVRSRVLAAMLLLCAFGLLIAGLTAYGLERSKVDARIDDSLVRSVTSLRDLASSGLDPETGQPFTTASSLVYTAIQRTIPSPNEGMIGYAQGHVRWYAPEAVALRLEEDEAFVEHLSTLQASGSALLQGFTSETTEYRFAAVPVTVGPDETGTFVIAYDRSAELAALSGTFRTYAVVAVIALVLIGLVGWLLAGRFLAPIRRLRDTAQQISESDLSTRIPVQGNDDLSDLTRTFNDMVERLERSFVSQRQLLDDVGHELRTPLTIIGGHLEVMDRHDPVDVIATREIALDEISRMSRLVDDLMTLATADRPDFVRRDYVDLGRLTDDVLDKARALAPRNWVVDARAELPFPLDSQRITQAWLQLASNAVKYSADGSTIAVGSAVALDEARIWVRDDGIGIAPHDLGRIFGRFVRAGSGTPDRGGRGLGLAIVAAIAAAHNGSAEVESTEGAGSTFTVTLRRQPPDLGARLPLELSRPVHDNHLERHL; from the coding sequence ATGAGAGCCACGACCGTCCGGTCCCGCGTGCTCGCCGCCATGCTCCTGCTCTGCGCGTTCGGGCTCCTCATCGCTGGCCTCACGGCCTATGGGCTCGAACGCAGCAAGGTCGACGCTCGGATCGACGACTCCCTCGTCCGTTCTGTGACGTCGTTGCGCGACCTCGCGAGCAGCGGGCTCGACCCGGAGACAGGTCAACCGTTCACCACGGCGAGCTCGCTCGTGTACACCGCCATCCAGCGCACCATCCCGTCCCCGAACGAAGGCATGATCGGCTACGCGCAGGGTCACGTGCGCTGGTACGCGCCCGAGGCCGTCGCCCTGCGGCTCGAGGAGGACGAGGCGTTCGTCGAGCACCTCAGCACGCTCCAGGCGTCAGGATCCGCGCTGCTCCAGGGCTTCACGTCCGAGACGACCGAGTACCGGTTCGCCGCGGTGCCCGTCACTGTCGGTCCGGACGAGACCGGGACCTTCGTCATCGCGTACGACAGGTCGGCAGAGCTCGCCGCGCTGAGCGGCACCTTCCGGACGTACGCGGTCGTCGCCGTGATCGCCCTCGTGCTCATCGGTCTCGTCGGCTGGCTGCTGGCCGGCCGCTTCCTCGCTCCGATCCGTCGGTTGCGCGACACGGCGCAGCAGATCTCCGAGTCGGACCTCTCGACCCGCATCCCGGTCCAGGGGAACGACGACCTCTCCGACCTCACCCGGACGTTCAACGACATGGTGGAACGGCTCGAACGTTCCTTCGTGTCACAGCGCCAGCTCCTCGACGACGTCGGCCACGAGCTCCGCACGCCGCTGACCATCATCGGCGGGCACCTCGAGGTGATGGACCGGCACGACCCGGTCGACGTCATCGCCACCCGAGAGATCGCCCTCGACGAGATCTCTCGGATGAGCAGGCTCGTGGACGACCTCATGACGCTCGCCACCGCCGACCGTCCCGACTTCGTCCGTCGCGACTACGTCGACCTGGGGCGTCTCACCGACGACGTCCTGGACAAGGCGCGAGCGCTCGCTCCCCGCAACTGGGTCGTCGACGCTCGCGCAGAGCTCCCGTTCCCGCTGGACTCGCAGCGCATCACCCAGGCGTGGCTCCAGCTCGCGTCGAACGCGGTCAAGTACTCGGCGGACGGCTCGACGATCGCGGTCGGTTCAGCCGTCGCCCTGGACGAGGCCCGGATCTGGGTGCGCGACGACGGCATCGGCATCGCCCCGCACGATCTCGGGAGGATCTTCGGGCGCTTCGTCCGAGCAGGGTCAGGGACCCCTGACCGTGGCGGGCGGGGCCTCGGCCTCGCGATCGTCGCCGCGATCGCCGCCGCGCACAACGGGAGCGCCGAGGTCGAGTCGACCGAGGGCGCAGGCTCCACGTTCACGGTCACCCTGCGCCGTCAGCCTCCGGACCTCGGGGCACGCCTGCCCCTCGAGCTCTCCCGCCCTGTGCACGACAACCATCTGGAGAGACACCTATGA
- a CDS encoding response regulator transcription factor — protein sequence MSKILIAEDETRIAAFLNKGLRAAGYVPTVVGSGREAYDQASKGQHDLLILDLGLPDQDGFTVLRRLRAAKATVPVIILTARNSVTDTVAGLEGGADDYMAKPFRFEELLARIRLRLRSDAENSSESNELTHGGLSLDLRTRRARVSGTHDVELSAREFGLAEAFLRNAEQVLSREQLLSMVWGYDFDPGSNVVDVYVRYLRNKLGADRFVTVRGMGYRLIAVR from the coding sequence ATGAGCAAGATCCTCATCGCCGAGGACGAGACCCGGATCGCCGCGTTCCTCAACAAGGGGTTGCGCGCGGCCGGGTACGTGCCGACGGTCGTCGGCTCGGGGCGGGAGGCCTACGACCAGGCGTCGAAGGGGCAGCACGACCTCCTCATCCTCGACCTCGGGCTGCCGGACCAGGACGGCTTCACCGTCCTGCGCCGACTGCGCGCGGCCAAGGCGACGGTGCCCGTCATCATCCTCACGGCACGCAACTCGGTCACGGACACGGTGGCCGGCCTCGAGGGCGGCGCCGACGACTACATGGCGAAGCCTTTCCGGTTCGAGGAGCTGCTCGCTCGGATCCGCCTGCGTCTGCGGTCGGACGCAGAGAACAGCTCGGAGAGCAACGAGCTCACCCACGGTGGGCTCAGCCTCGACCTGCGGACGCGGCGTGCACGCGTCTCGGGCACGCACGACGTAGAGCTGTCCGCCCGCGAGTTCGGCCTGGCCGAGGCCTTCTTGCGCAATGCTGAGCAGGTGCTCAGCCGGGAACAGCTGCTGTCCATGGTGTGGGGCTACGACTTCGATCCTGGGTCGAACGTCGTCGACGTGTACGTCCGCTACCTGCGGAACAAGCTCGGTGCGGACCGCTTCGTCACGGTGCGCGGGATGGGATACCGGCTGATCGCCGTGAGATAG
- a CDS encoding UDP-N-acetylmuramate dehydrogenase, with amino-acid sequence MTDETRALTEPTFADLTTLRVGGSIDTYIEATSEDELVEAVRAADDADRPLLVMGSGSNMLVADEGFGGVVVRDVRTGIHLDSADACGGANIVVPAGHTMDDVVVAAIAHGWVGVEALSGIPGTVGAAPVQNIGAYGQEVSGVVASVRVWDRGESRTRTLSLVELGFGYRTSMLKQSTQVHEVGPGETRDPRAPWYPTPRYVVLEVTFQFRLGTLSAPIGYPELARRLGVEVGARVESAAVREAVLELRGAKGMLLDDPAAPDHDRWSAGSFFTNPVIPAELAGELPAGAPRYPVRSALPESTTGPSLGAVDESLVKTSAAWLIERAGFSKGYGIDGPGSPATVSTRHTLALTNRGSATAMDIVRLAREIRDGVVHTFGIELVPEPVLVGGML; translated from the coding sequence GTGACCGACGAGACGCGCGCCCTGACAGAGCCGACCTTCGCCGACCTCACGACGCTGCGCGTCGGTGGGTCGATCGACACATACATCGAGGCGACCAGCGAGGACGAGCTCGTCGAGGCCGTCCGTGCGGCGGACGACGCCGACCGACCGCTGCTCGTGATGGGCAGCGGATCGAACATGCTGGTCGCGGACGAAGGCTTCGGAGGAGTGGTCGTCCGGGACGTACGGACGGGCATCCACCTCGACAGCGCTGACGCGTGCGGCGGCGCAAACATCGTGGTTCCTGCCGGGCACACGATGGACGACGTCGTGGTCGCTGCGATCGCCCACGGCTGGGTCGGCGTCGAGGCGCTCTCCGGCATCCCTGGGACGGTCGGGGCTGCGCCTGTCCAGAACATCGGCGCCTACGGCCAAGAGGTCTCCGGCGTCGTCGCGAGCGTGCGCGTCTGGGACCGCGGTGAGTCGAGGACCCGGACGCTCTCCCTCGTCGAGCTCGGGTTCGGGTATCGCACCTCCATGCTCAAGCAGTCCACGCAGGTCCACGAGGTCGGTCCGGGCGAGACGCGGGACCCGCGTGCTCCCTGGTACCCGACGCCGCGCTACGTGGTCCTCGAGGTCACTTTTCAGTTCCGTCTCGGGACGCTCTCCGCACCGATCGGGTACCCGGAGCTCGCCCGACGCCTGGGTGTCGAGGTGGGTGCGCGCGTCGAGTCGGCAGCCGTGCGTGAAGCGGTCCTCGAGCTCCGCGGAGCCAAGGGGATGCTGCTCGACGACCCCGCGGCTCCCGACCACGACCGGTGGAGCGCCGGGTCGTTCTTCACGAACCCCGTCATCCCCGCGGAGCTCGCCGGTGAGCTGCCTGCCGGCGCCCCGCGCTATCCCGTGCGCTCTGCGCTGCCGGAGAGCACGACCGGGCCGAGCCTCGGGGCAGTCGACGAGTCTCTCGTCAAGACGTCGGCGGCATGGCTCATCGAGCGGGCGGGATTCTCGAAGGGGTACGGCATCGACGGCCCGGGGAGCCCGGCCACCGTCTCGACACGTCACACGCTCGCGCTGACGAACCGGGGCTCCGCGACGGCGATGGACATCGTGCGTCTTGCCCGAGAGATCCGAGACGGCGTGGTGCACACGTTCGGCATCGAGCTCGTTCCGGAGCCGGTCCTCGTCGGCGGCATGCTCTGA
- a CDS encoding MFS transporter: MSAEVRAARSVRHAANAVYAVFFLSGFNFASWASRIPLVRDLLGFDPAQMGRLVLVAAVGSIISLPLAGWIVERVGARRAIAAFAVVNVVGFVLAAWGVVDGSLVPAAAGLFLAGVGMGVWDAAMNLEGALVEQRLGRSIMPRFHASFSFGTMAGAAVGALASRVDLSLLVHMASAAGISLVLVLVAVRFLLPDRDEAATGATAGGALSVDGTAGGASLAPAKHNPFGAWREPRTLLLGLVVLAAALTEGAANDWLSIAAVDGFEVSHEVGAMALFVFLTAMTGMRLLGTALLDTHGRVVVLRLSAGLAFVGILVFGLVPWLPLALVGVVLWGMGAALGFPVGMSAASDDPVRAAGRLSVVATIGYTAFFAGPPVLGELAQHIGYRHALLAIALPVVLGLLVAQVAAPPPERTTGPEREARAAN, encoded by the coding sequence ATGAGTGCCGAGGTGCGCGCTGCGCGGAGCGTGCGGCACGCAGCGAACGCGGTCTACGCCGTCTTCTTCCTCAGCGGGTTCAACTTCGCCAGCTGGGCGTCGCGGATCCCGCTCGTCCGTGACCTCCTCGGGTTCGACCCCGCGCAGATGGGGCGGCTCGTGCTCGTCGCTGCGGTCGGGTCGATCATCTCTCTGCCGCTGGCCGGGTGGATCGTCGAGCGGGTCGGTGCCCGCCGGGCCATCGCTGCCTTCGCCGTCGTCAACGTCGTGGGCTTCGTGCTCGCTGCGTGGGGAGTGGTCGACGGCTCGCTGGTACCCGCGGCTGCCGGGCTCTTCCTCGCCGGGGTCGGTATGGGCGTGTGGGACGCCGCGATGAACCTCGAGGGGGCCCTGGTCGAGCAACGGCTCGGGAGATCGATCATGCCGCGGTTCCACGCGAGCTTCTCCTTCGGGACGATGGCCGGTGCGGCCGTCGGCGCCCTCGCCTCGCGCGTCGACCTCTCGCTCCTCGTGCACATGGCGAGCGCCGCAGGCATCTCGCTCGTGCTCGTCCTCGTCGCCGTGCGCTTCCTCCTCCCCGACCGTGACGAGGCCGCGACGGGCGCAACGGCGGGAGGGGCGCTCTCCGTGGACGGCACCGCCGGCGGGGCGAGCCTCGCCCCGGCGAAGCACAACCCGTTCGGCGCATGGCGCGAGCCCCGCACGCTCCTCCTCGGGCTCGTGGTCCTCGCTGCTGCCCTCACCGAGGGAGCAGCGAACGACTGGCTCTCGATCGCCGCTGTCGACGGATTCGAGGTCAGCCACGAGGTCGGTGCCATGGCGCTGTTCGTGTTCCTCACCGCGATGACCGGGATGCGTCTGCTCGGAACGGCCCTGCTCGACACCCACGGACGGGTCGTGGTCCTGCGGCTCTCTGCCGGTCTTGCCTTCGTCGGCATCCTCGTGTTCGGGCTCGTGCCCTGGCTTCCTCTGGCGCTGGTCGGGGTGGTGCTCTGGGGGATGGGCGCCGCGCTCGGGTTCCCCGTCGGGATGAGCGCGGCGAGCGACGACCCGGTCCGTGCAGCGGGGCGGCTGAGCGTCGTCGCGACCATCGGGTACACCGCGTTCTTCGCTGGTCCTCCTGTGCTGGGCGAGCTCGCCCAGCACATCGGATACCGTCATGCGCTCCTCGCGATCGCGCTCCCCGTGGTCCTGGGGCTCCTCGTGGCGCAGGTCGCGGCGCCACCACCCGAGCGCACGACAGGTCCCGAGCGCGAGGCGCGCGCGGCGAACTAG
- a CDS encoding MFS transporter: MHRARVALLGLFLVLGMSISSWLARLPSVRDALGLTTSQLGIVLLAGAIGSLIAVTMAGSLVQRFGGRTILTVGAFGIFVAFLLEGVGPTIGSVPVLAVGIFLNGAAVALTNVPQNVETAAVERRMGRAVLPQFHAAFSIGAVLGSLVGAACAWLDVPLLVQFSVTAVVVTAWRLVAIPRVVLDTHLTDHVRWDRATTTRAVRVRKAEIRAGILQPAPGTTGARAALGARRSRLGSALGAWREPRTLFIGIVVMSAALSEGSANNWLPIAVVDGFAQTEAVGAFVFGIFVTAMTLVRLFGTRLIDRYGRVAVLRASGVVSIVGLVLFGFAPTLWLAGAGVVLWGMGAALAVPLGIAAASDDPLRAAARVSVVSAFASMASLAAPPLLGLAAENVGARHALTFIVVAMIAGLVFSKHVAKIAEPEAVRTDAPDAPDAADEPDSDGVLLDRPEPTLVPDVAPAPVPVPVPVLVPAPVIDLATVVPHEKERACV; encoded by the coding sequence GTGCACCGCGCCCGGGTAGCTCTCCTCGGACTCTTCCTCGTGCTCGGCATGAGCATCTCCAGCTGGCTCGCCCGGCTCCCCTCCGTGCGCGACGCGCTCGGCCTCACCACCTCCCAGCTCGGCATCGTGCTCCTCGCCGGCGCCATCGGCTCCCTCATCGCCGTGACGATGGCCGGCAGCCTCGTCCAGCGCTTCGGTGGACGGACGATCCTCACCGTCGGAGCCTTCGGCATCTTCGTCGCCTTCCTCCTCGAAGGAGTCGGGCCCACCATCGGGTCCGTCCCTGTGCTGGCCGTCGGCATCTTCCTCAACGGCGCCGCGGTCGCCCTGACGAACGTCCCCCAGAACGTCGAGACTGCAGCGGTCGAACGACGCATGGGCCGCGCAGTGCTCCCGCAGTTCCACGCAGCCTTCTCCATCGGTGCCGTCCTCGGCTCGCTCGTCGGGGCGGCCTGCGCGTGGCTCGACGTGCCCCTGCTCGTGCAGTTCAGCGTGACCGCCGTCGTCGTGACCGCGTGGCGCCTCGTGGCGATCCCCCGCGTCGTCCTCGACACCCACCTCACCGACCACGTCCGCTGGGACCGCGCCACCACGACGCGGGCGGTCCGCGTCCGCAAGGCCGAGATCCGCGCCGGCATCCTCCAACCGGCCCCCGGCACCACCGGCGCACGCGCCGCGCTCGGAGCCCGCCGCTCCCGGCTCGGGTCCGCCCTCGGCGCCTGGCGCGAACCACGAACCCTCTTCATCGGGATCGTCGTCATGTCCGCCGCGCTCTCCGAGGGGTCCGCGAACAACTGGCTCCCCATCGCCGTCGTCGACGGGTTCGCCCAGACCGAGGCCGTCGGCGCCTTCGTCTTCGGCATCTTCGTGACCGCGATGACGCTGGTCCGCCTCTTCGGCACGAGGCTCATCGACCGGTACGGCCGGGTGGCGGTGCTCCGCGCGTCGGGAGTCGTCTCGATCGTCGGTCTCGTGCTCTTCGGGTTCGCGCCCACGCTCTGGCTCGCCGGTGCCGGTGTCGTCCTCTGGGGCATGGGCGCGGCGCTCGCGGTCCCGCTCGGCATCGCGGCAGCGTCGGACGATCCCCTCCGCGCCGCCGCACGGGTCTCCGTCGTGTCGGCGTTCGCGTCGATGGCGTCCCTCGCCGCACCCCCGCTGCTCGGGCTCGCCGCAGAGAACGTCGGAGCGCGCCACGCCCTGACCTTCATCGTCGTGGCCATGATCGCCGGTCTCGTGTTCTCCAAGCACGTCGCCAAGATCGCCGAGCCCGAGGCGGTCCGCACAGACGCCCCCGACGCCCCCGACGCGGCGGACGAGCCAGACTCCGACGGCGTTCTTCTCGACCGCCCCGAGCCGACCCTTGTGCCCGACGTCGCGCCCGCGCCAGTGCCGGTGCCAGTACCTGTGCTCGTGCCCGCGCCCGTGATCGATCTCGCCACCGTCGTCCCCCACGAGAAGGAACGAGCCTGCGTATGA